A part of Agromyces protaetiae genomic DNA contains:
- a CDS encoding tyrosine-type recombinase/integrase: MRESISPVSRALTLEQIGTLLGLIPDGVYRRYFAALVYTGMSAGEATALRVGDIDFGRGVIRVNRSLRPGMRGELVEQMPKSHKSRDLPLIDTLRPFAEAAARGEQGSALLLTVPMAGVCLTIPMRA; the protein is encoded by the coding sequence ATGCGCGAGTCGATCTCGCCGGTGTCGCGCGCGCTCACACTCGAGCAGATCGGCACGCTTCTCGGCCTCATTCCCGACGGCGTCTACCGTCGCTACTTCGCCGCCCTCGTCTACACAGGCATGAGCGCGGGGGAGGCGACCGCGCTACGCGTCGGCGACATCGACTTCGGGCGCGGCGTCATCCGTGTCAACCGGTCGCTGCGCCCGGGCATGCGCGGCGAGCTGGTCGAGCAGATGCCGAAGAGCCACAAGTCGAGGGATCTTCCGCTGATCGACACCCTGCGTCCATTCGCCGAGGCGGCAGCGCGGGGCGAGCAGGGGAGTGCCCTGCTGCTGACGGTCCCGATGGCGGGTGTTTGCCTGACTATCCCGATGAGAGCGTGA
- a CDS encoding replication initiator — protein MAATDSDRAEVVARGCARPIKTVSGVWVRCGSRVKSRCESCAELYRGDWAAIARSGVFDGPVEEYRFYLLTLTAPSFGRVHRVPREHGARVQRCGCGVTHSADDAGLRGVPLEPSTYDYAAQVAWNRDTGLLWDRTRRRVRDRWESAEYFVVREWQDRGVLHLHALVRIARAEAPDADVLREAARSAVAWSKVDGAVVEWGQQADCEAFRANGDGARTIWYLSKALNYVMKDVVEDGESAHPAVWAHIARLDRAAREMRCSRDCKPGCRSRVHDRLGARSHVVSASRRTSRRSGWSFTGLTRTVQRRLRREWFEAHAAETSPMPSEPVTTVPEALDGIAERARGEMVARGAAVP, from the coding sequence ATGGCGGCAACCGATTCCGACCGTGCCGAAGTGGTCGCGCGTGGCTGCGCCCGACCCATCAAGACGGTCTCGGGCGTGTGGGTGCGGTGCGGCTCCCGCGTCAAGAGCCGGTGCGAGTCCTGCGCCGAGTTGTACCGAGGAGACTGGGCAGCGATTGCGCGCTCGGGCGTGTTCGATGGCCCGGTTGAGGAGTACCGGTTCTATCTCTTGACGCTGACGGCTCCGTCGTTCGGGCGCGTGCATCGCGTGCCGCGTGAGCACGGTGCGCGCGTTCAGCGTTGCGGGTGCGGCGTGACCCACTCAGCGGACGATGCCGGGTTGCGTGGCGTGCCGCTCGAACCGTCGACGTACGACTACGCGGCGCAAGTGGCGTGGAATCGGGATACGGGGCTGCTGTGGGATCGCACTCGACGGCGGGTGCGTGACCGCTGGGAGTCGGCGGAGTACTTCGTCGTCCGGGAGTGGCAGGATCGCGGCGTGTTGCACCTGCACGCGCTCGTGAGGATCGCGCGGGCTGAGGCACCAGATGCCGACGTGCTGCGCGAGGCGGCGCGCTCGGCGGTCGCGTGGTCGAAGGTCGATGGTGCCGTGGTCGAGTGGGGTCAGCAGGCGGATTGCGAGGCGTTCCGTGCGAACGGGGACGGCGCGCGCACGATCTGGTACCTCTCGAAGGCGCTCAACTACGTGATGAAGGACGTGGTTGAGGACGGCGAGAGCGCACACCCTGCGGTGTGGGCACACATCGCCCGCCTCGACCGGGCGGCGCGCGAGATGCGGTGCTCGCGCGACTGCAAGCCGGGCTGTCGGAGCCGCGTTCATGACCGGCTCGGTGCGCGCTCACATGTGGTGAGCGCCTCGCGGCGCACGTCGCGTCGCTCAGGGTGGTCGTTCACCGGCTTGACGCGGACGGTTCAGCGGCGGCTCCGGCGCGAGTGGTTCGAGGCTCACGCGGCGGAGACGTCACCGATGCCGTCTGAACCGGTCACGACGGTGCCGGAGGCGTTGGACGGCATCGCGGAGCGGGCGCGCGGCGAGATGGTCGCCCGCGGCGCTGCGGTGCCGTAG